A genomic region of Xiphophorus maculatus strain JP 163 A unplaced genomic scaffold, X_maculatus-5.0-male Unplaced_Scaffold_BN000209F, whole genome shotgun sequence contains the following coding sequences:
- the LOC111607978 gene encoding uncharacterized protein LOC111607978, with amino-acid sequence MTASKFKNRCPVCQSKSWRLRSHLDDVHSVRNAQERRILLAFARGRVSVRGMKCPVRGCAYGGSRVAQHLQDAHRDLGAKEKRRLLRKLQWRKTLRQVRELRASGPDPPLATSLDLDGSRGREEAAAASASPPPPPTLSPPSLASDVVQGRGLPGRLSPTPPRSTSADSPPPEPEPCLPGGLGTSADVPAADSVVVEEEEIAGGPEIGDEPQAELTGLPEIRDEPQAPSSSTVSKLITFPPVIRCYLQEYNRHLTGAIRSRKHVENVKSKMGRIVAFLSYMSRNKTALGSWRFLDDAGRILAWPAELSRQQKAVTTVKVYLVNTTQFHVYFMETPPRSSRLSKRQLVSVMRALRSATCQIGTQVVLRQIKVKSEKLQRSVTPQLLCRCLKQSQSWIPRLLLSCSQKKHDVGARHLLYGFIVLYLTSLYGHRAGVMTNLTTEEVLEATRGSSSRSPGVVLNVKNHKTARVFGCAQVFLTHEELGWIQRWMEIRALLRPRCDLVFFNTNHGQVKNITLFARNAWAAMLLPGRPSLTDIRTAVATMCRNTHSSEVRTQLSRVMCHDTRTADRFYAMQLDVCQMAEMRRRFAQCMGEEAAESSQ; translated from the exons ATGACGGCTTCTAAGTTTAAAAATCGTTGCCCTGTTTGCCAGAGCAAATCTTGGCGCCTGCGGAGCCACTTGGATGACGTTCATAGCGTCAGGAACGCCCAGGAGCGAAGGATCCTGTTGGCGTTTGCCAGAGGGCGAGTGAGTGTCCGCGGAATGAAGTGCCCCGTCCGCGGATGCGCTTACGGGGGGTCCAGGGTGGCGCAGCACCTCCAAGACGCTCACCGTGATCTGGGTGCCAAGGAGAAGAGGCGGCTTTTGAGGAAGCTCCAGTGGCGCAAAACGCTTAGGCAGGTGAGAGAACTTCGGGCCTCGGGTCCCGACCCGCCGTTAGCCACCAGCTTGGACCTGGACGGTTCACGGGGCAGGGAAGAAGCCGCCGCCGCCTCCGCTTCCCCGCCTCCCCCCCCTACTCTTTCCCCTCCCTCGCTGGCTTCGGACGTGGTGCAGGGGCGAGGGCTTCCCGGCCGACTGAGCCCCACTCCTCCCCGTTCGACCTCGGCGGACTCCCCGCCACCAGAGCCGGAGCCATGTCTTCCCGGCGGGCTTGGCACCAGTGCCGACGTGCCAGCCGCGGACTCGGTGGTCGTCGAGGAGGAGGAGATTGCCGGAGGGCCGGAGATCGGGGACGAACCGCAGGCGGAGCTGACTGGACTGCCGGAGATAAGGGACGAACCGCAGGCCCCGTCCTCCAGCACGGTTAGTAAGCTGATTACATTTCCTCCAGTCATCCGTTGCTACCTGCAGGAATATAACCGGCATCTGACCGGGGCTATACGCTCGCGAAAGcatgttgaaaatgttaaatcaaagATGGGTCGAATTGTTGCATTCCTCAGCTACATGAGCCGTAATAAGACCGCCCTGGGCTCCTGGCGCTTCTTGGATGACGCCGGACGCATACTTGCCTGGCCCGCTGAACTCAGCCGTCAGCAGAAGGCCGTGACTACCGTTAAGGTTTACCTGGTAAACACAACCCAATTCCACGTATACTTCATGGAGACGCCTCCGAGAAGCTCCAGGCTGTCAAAGCGGCAGCTCGTGTCGGTGATGCGAGCTCTGAGGTCGGCCACGTGCCAAATCGGAACGCAGGTGGTGCTTCGGCAGATCAAGGTCAAGTCTGAGAAGCTCCAGCGATCCGTAACGCCCCAACTTCTCTGCAGATGCCTCAAACAATCTCAGAGCTGGATCCCCAGACTCTTGCTGAGCTGCTCGCAAAAGAAGCACGACGTGGGAGCGAGACATCTGTTGTACGGTTTCATTGTCCTTTACCTTACTTCTCTCTACGGCCATCGGGCCGGCGTCATGACCAACCTTACCACCGAAGAGGTCCTGGAGGCAACAAGGGGATCCAGCTCTCGCTCTCCGGGGGTCGTACTCAAT GTAAAAAACCATAAGACTGCACGGGTGTTTGGCTGTGCTCAGGTGTTTCTGACCCACGAGGAACTGGGCTGGATCCAGCGGTGGATGGAGATCCGGGCTCTGCTACGCCCTCGGTGCGATCTGGTATTTTTCAATACCAACCACGGGCAAGTGAAAAACATCACCCTGTTCGCGAGGAACGCATGGGCAGCCATGCTACTGCCAGGCAGACCCTCCCTTACCGACATCAGGACCGCGGTCGCAACGATG tGCAGGAACACCCACTCCAGTGAGGTCCGGACGCAGCTGTCCCGGGTAATGTGTCACGACACCCGCACGGCCGACCGATTCTATGCGATGCAGCTGGATGTCTGCCAGATGGCGGAGATGAGGCGCAGATTTGCCCAGTGCATGGgagaagaagctgcagaaagttCACAATAA